From Triticum aestivum cultivar Chinese Spring chromosome 4A, IWGSC CS RefSeq v2.1, whole genome shotgun sequence, a single genomic window includes:
- the LOC123087005 gene encoding probable zinc metalloprotease EGY3, chloroplastic — protein MASTSLVATIVCSSSSSTSRRATLPRSFCKNHHRPPLRRSSVVRCSLREQDRATENRPVSSTAVAPDEQKVEEAKKVSSHHAGGGGAGDHQEGGDGEDGEKKSRDEQQEVDWRSDEEFKKFMGNPSIEAAIKLEKKRADRKLRELDREPDGSPVAGLLRGFIKGTLEREKQRLEEAEQTFKALDLNKLKSCFGYDTFFAVDVRRFGDGGIFIGNLRKPIEEVRPRLEKKIAEAAGTEVTLWFMEERNDDVTKQVCMVQPKAEIELQLEVTRLSTPWGYLSAVALAVTTFGTIALMSGFFLKPGASFDDYVSDVLPLFGGFLSILGVSEIATRLTAARYGVKLSPSFLVPSNWTGCLGVMNNYESLLPNKKALFDIPVACTASAYLTSVVLAVSAFIADGSFNGGENALFIRPEFFYNNPLLSFVQQVIGPYADELGNVLPNAVEGVGVPVDPLAFAGLLGIVVTSLNLLPVGRLEGGRVAQALLGRRTAVLLSFGTSLLLGAGAVGGSVLCLAWGLFATFIRGGEEIPAQDEITPLGSERYAWGFVLAVVCLLTLFPNGGGTYSSSFLGEPFFRGGI, from the exons ATGGCTTCCACTTCTCTCGTTGCAACTATCGtgtgtagcagcagcagcagcactagTAGGAGAGCAACCTTACCAAGAAGCTTCTGCAAGAACCATCACAGGCCACCTCTCAGGAGAAGCTCCGTCGTCAGGTGCTCGCTGCGGGAGCAAGATCGGGCGACGGAGAACCGGCCGGTCTCCTCCACTGCCGTTGCTCCTGACGAGCAAAAGGTTGAGGAGGCGAAGAAGGTCTCGTCGCATCATGCCGGAGGAGGAGGGGCAGGAGATCACCAGGAAGGAGGTGATGGCGAGGACGGCGAGAAGAAGAGCAGGGATGAGCAGCAGGAGGTGGACTGGAGGTCGGACGAGGAGTTCAAGAAGTTCATGGGCAACCCGTCCATCGAGGCCGCCATCAAGCTCGAGAAGAAGCGCGCCGACCGGAAGCTCCGGGAGCTCGACCGCGAGCCCGACGGCAGCCCGGTCGCCGGCCTGCTCCGTGGGTTCATCAAGGGCACGCTGGAACGGGAGAAgcagaggctggaggaggccgagcAGACCTTCAAGGCGCTCGACCTCAACAAG CTCAAGAGCTGTTTCGGGTACGACACGTTCTTCGCGGTGGACGTGCGGAGGTTCGGCGACGGTGGCATCTTCATCGGCAACCTGAGGAAGCCCATCGAGGAGGTGAGGCCGAGGCTGGAGAAGAAGATCGCGGAGGCGGCCGGGACAGAGGTCACCCTGTGGTTCATGGAGGAGAGGAACGACGACGTCACCAAGCAGGTGTGCATGGTGCAGCCGAAAGCAGAGATCGAGCTGCAGCTCGAGGTGACCAGGCTGAGCACGCCGTGGGGCTACCTGAGCGCCGTGGCCTTGGCCGTCACGACCTTCGGGACCATAGCACTCATGAGCGGCTTCTTCCTCAAGCCCGGCGCCTCCTTCGACGACTACGTCTCGGACGTCCTCCCCCTCTTCGGAGGCTTCCTCTCCATCCTCGGCGTGTCCGAG ATCGCGACGAGGTTGACGGCGGCGAGGTACGGGGTGAAGCTGAGCCCGTCGTTCCTGGTGCCGTCGAATTGGACGGGATGCCTGGGCGTGATGAACAACTACGAGTCGCTGCTGCCGAACAAGAAGGCCCTGTTCGACATCCCCGTCGCCTGCACGGCCAGCGCGTACCTGACGTCGGTGGTGCTGGCCGTCTCGGCCTTCATTGCCGACGGCAGCTTCAACGGCGGCGAGAACGCCCT GTTCATCCGGCCGGAGTTCTTCTACAACAACCCGCTGCTGTCGTTCGTGCAGCAGGTGATCGGGCCGTACGCGGACGAGCTGGGGAACGTGCTGCCCAACGCGGTGGAGGGCGTGGGCGTGCCGGTGGACCCGCTGGCGTTCGCGGGGCTGCTGGGGATCGTGGTGACGTCGCTGAACCTGCTGCCGGTCGGGCGGCTGGAGGGCGGCCGGGTCGCGCAGGCGCTGCTCGGGCGGCGCACGGCGGTGCTGCTGTCGTTCGGCACGTCGCTGCTGCTGGGGGCGGGCGCCGTCGGCGGCAGCGTGCTGTGCCTGGCGTGGGGGCTCTTCGCCACCTTCATCCGCGGCGGGGAGGAGATCCCGGCGCAGGACGAGATCACGCCGCTGGGGAGCGAGCGCTACGCGTGGGGCTTCGTGCTCGCCGTCGTCTGCCTCCTCACGCTCTTTCCCAACGGCGGCGGCACCTACTCCAGCTCCTTCCTCGGCGAGCCCTTCTTCAGGGGCGGCATCTAG
- the LOC123087004 gene encoding prostamide/prostaglandin F synthase, translating into MAASLPRLSLPPTAALPAVASSRYRPDLAPVPSRRRRLGLRLHRSPLAPAAAASSPSIPSSSPEPGSGIGDALGGVAIFSAATGEPVLIRDLWDQNEGMAVVALLRHFGCPCCWELALTLKDAKERFDSAGVKLIAVGVGTPDKARILAERLPFPLDYLYADPERKAYDLLGLYFGVGRTFFNPASVKVFSRFDSLKEATKNYTIEATPDDRPSVLQQGGMFVFKGKELLYAWKDEGTGDHAPLDDVLSICCKVPVA; encoded by the exons atggccgcctcgctgccACGCCTCTCCCTCCCGCCGACGGCCGCTCTCCCTGCCGTCGCCTCCTCTCGCTACCGCCCCGACCTCGCCCCcgtccccagccgccgccgccgcctcggcctccgtCTCCACCGCTCGCCGCTGGCACCTGCAGCTGCCGCGAGCTCGCCGTCCATTCCGTCTTCTTCACCGGAACCAGGGTCGGGTATCGGTGATGCCCTCGGTGGCGTCGCCATCTTCTCCGCGGCCACCGGCGAGCCCGTCCTGATCAGGGATCTGTGGGACCAGAACGAG GGAATGGCTGTGGTCGCGTTGCTAAGGCATTTCGGATGTCCTTGCTG CTGGGAGTTGGCCTTGACGTTGAAAGACGCGAAAGAAAGATTTGATTCTGCTGGCGTCAAACTAATTGCTGTTGGTGTTGGCACTCCTGATAAAGCCCGTATACTTGCTGAGCGT TTGCCCTTTCCATTGGATTACCTCTACGCAGATCCTGAGCGCAAG GCTTATGATCTCTTGGGCCTATATTTTGGTGTTGGTCGCACATTCTTCAACCCAGCCAGT GTGAAAGTGTTTTCTCGGTTTGATTCCCTCAAGGAGGCAACAAAGAACTATACAATCGAAGCCACCCCAGATGACAGGCCAAGTGTCCTGCAACAG GGTGGAATGTTCGTGTTCAAAGGGAAAGAACTGTTATATGCGTGGAAGGACGAGGGCACAGGTGATCATGCACCATTAGATGATGTCCTGAGCATCTGCTGTAAAGTTCCAGTAGCCTGA
- the LOC123087006 gene encoding uncharacterized protein, translating into MLLVSQAANGSLSARRLPSKPLASRRGANPYPLFAGPRVARRRLALSGAADARDAPRRASATHAAAGEGPSGSPAAEDPVLLGVSDDRVPLEGVIQVERPGQADAQSKLVSYAKIGLLAGGDLLCLLVFSAIGRLSHGLPVLDAETFKTADPFIAGWLLSAYLLGGFGDDAKGSNGVGNAVTVAAKSWAVGIPLGIAIRSVTAGHIPQIPFVFVAMGSTGVLLTAWRALISQVLSAGQSKKDDVYKKGNPFELFELLTSLVRRW; encoded by the exons ATGCTGCTGGTCAGCCAGGCCGCCAACGGCTCCCTCTCCGCGCGGCGGCTGCCCTCCAAGCCGCTCGCCAGCCGCCGGGGCGCCAACCCCTACCCCCTCTTCGCCGGGCCCCGCgtcgcgcgccgccgcctcgcgctctCCGGCGCCGCCGACGCGCGGGacgcgccccgccgcgcctccgCCACCCACGCGGCCGCGGGCGAGGGCCCCTCCGGCTCCCCCGCCGCCGAGGACCCCGTCCTCCTCGGCGTCAGCGACGACCGCGTGCCCCTCGAGGGCGTCATCCAGGTCGAGAGGCCCGGCCAGGCCGACGCCCAGTCCAAGCTCGTCTCCTACGC GAAGATAGGGCTTCTGGCCGGAGGGGATCTGCTCTGCCTCCTGGTCTTCTCCGCGATTGGGAGGCTCAGCCATGGCCTCCCCGTGCTTGACGCCGAGACCTTCAAGACGGCCGACCCGTTCATTGCTG GTTGGTTGCTTAGCGCCTACCTCCTTGGCGGGTTTGGTGATGATGCCAAAGGAAGCAATGGTGTTGGGAATGCTGTAACTGTTGCAGCGAAATCCTGGGCTGTTGGTATACCG TTAGGAATTGCCATTCGTTCAGTGACCGCTGGTCATATTCCACAAATTCCTTTCGTCTTTGTGGCCATGGGAAGTACCGGGGTCTTGTTGACTGCATGGCGTGCTCTGATTTCCCAGGTTCTTTCCGCTGGACAGAGCAAGAAGGATGATGTATACAAAAAGGGAAATCCTTTTGAGCTTTTTGAG TTGCTCACATCGCTGGTGCGGAGGTGGTGA